The window GTCATCCAGTACAACGGCGTGGACCGCTATCACTGGGGACAGCGCCACACCGGCGCCGCGGTGGCGCTGATCAAGCAGCTGTTCCCCAACCCGGAGAAGGTGCTGGTGGCCGGCTCGAGCGCCGGGGGCTACGGCACGTTCCTGGGCTGGGCGCAGCTCAAGTCGCAGTTCCTCGACACCCCGACCTACGTGCTCAACGACTCGGGAACCGGCTTCTGGGATCCGGAAAAGCCCGAGGAGTGGTCGTACATCAAGGAGTGCTGGGGAATCGAGCTGCCCGAGCAGTGCGTGCTGTGCGACGGCACGGCCGTGACCTACCTTTACGATCTGTACCTCGACCTCGACCCGCAGTTGCGCGTGGGTATGATCTCGTCCTACCGTGACCAGATTATCTCGGAAATGTTCCTGGGCATGGACCCCCTGGACTTCAAGGGCGAGCTGCTGGGCGTGACCAACCTGATCCGCAGGGCCCAGCCCGAGCGCTTCAAGCGTTTCCTGATCGATGGCAATAGCCACACCACCTACGATTTCCTGCTGCCCGGCGGCGCGGGCTACCAGATCGAAGGCATTTCGATTTTCCAATGGATCGGCATGCTGGTCAACGACGACCCGTCCTGGCCCGATCTGCTGGAATAACAGAGTCCTGTTTACAAGCTGAAAAAATTTGCGCGGTGCGAGCAGACCACGTACATGCTGTATTCGTTCGCTACCCGCTGCCAACCGGATTTGACTCGGGCGATTGTCGGATTACGTCAGTAGAGCAGCTCGCGGCCCACGGGCTCGATCGATCCGGCGGGCGCGGCGAGCATACGCTCCATCATTTGCAGGCCCAGCGCCACCCGTTGTTCGACCTGCTCGATCAGCTCGGGCTGCTGGTCGATTCGCGCCAGGTCGCGGGACTGCAACGCGCGCAGCGAGTTGGCGAGCAGCAGAATAATCCGCGCGGTCTCGTCGGGCTGCGGGGCATCGAACACGCCTTGAGCATTCCCTTGCTTGATGATCTGCGTCAGCATCGGCAGGCTCGCTTCGACACCGAGCTGTTCGAGCTTGTGGCGAATCAGCAGGTTCTCATCGCGATAGAGCACCAACAGCTTATCAATAATCCAGATGCGCTCGCGGCTCCACTGGGCCGATGTTTTGAAAAACAGGTTGAGCCGCTCGACGGCCCCCAATCCGGGGGCGGCCAGGCGTTGTTCGAGGTATGCGGTCCACTGGTGCGTCATTTTCTCGACCACCGCGTCGAGCACGTCGGACTTGGATTGAAAGTGGTGGTAGAACCCGCCTTTGGAAGCGCCCACGCGCTCGATGATCGCCTCGATCGTGGTTTGGTCGTAGCCGCGCTCCACGAACAGCTCGGCCGCGGCCATGATCAAGGCCTCCTTGCGGTCGGAATGACTCGGATGTTTCTGCTGCATGGCAATGCTCCAAAGTTCTCAGACCGACGGTCGGTCTGCGGGGGAGTCATCATCCATCAGCTTAAATTGTGCGTCAAGCGTCTTCTCGGATCTG of the Candidatus Alcyoniella australis genome contains:
- a CDS encoding TetR/AcrR family transcriptional regulator, with the protein product MQQKHPSHSDRKEALIMAAAELFVERGYDQTTIEAIIERVGASKGGFYHHFQSKSDVLDAVVEKMTHQWTAYLEQRLAAPGLGAVERLNLFFKTSAQWSRERIWIIDKLLVLYRDENLLIRHKLEQLGVEASLPMLTQIIKQGNAQGVFDAPQPDETARIILLLANSLRALQSRDLARIDQQPELIEQVEQRVALGLQMMERMLAAPAGSIEPVGRELLY